A single genomic interval of Helianthus annuus cultivar XRQ/B chromosome 13, HanXRQr2.0-SUNRISE, whole genome shotgun sequence harbors:
- the LOC110898225 gene encoding ABC transporter G family member 22 isoform X2 translates to MKNVIKMQFTEVTYKIITRGVTSTEEKNILKGINGAVNPGEVLALMGPSGSGKTTLLSMLGGRLTDHNMGGSITYNDQPYSKSLKSRIGFVTQDDILFPHLTVKETITYAALLKLPKTLTKQTKVKQAEDVIRELGLERCQDTMIGNSFVRGVSGGERKRVSIGNEIIINPSVLFLDEPTSGLDSTTALRIIELLQDIAEAEKTVITTIHQPSSRLFHKFDKLILLGKGSLLYFGKASEAMGYFSSIGFCPLMSMNPAEFLLDLANGNTNDVSLPPELDDKLHLGSSRRETMSGKPSSTAVHEYLVEACATNLADEIKRKLAIRTSTDREMKANIHSVKREWGATWTEQFTILFWRGIKERRHDYFSWLRIMQIIATAVILGLLWWRSDVHSPKDIQNQAGLLFFIAVFWAFFPVFTAIFTFPQERAMLKKERAADMYKLSAYFIARTTSDIPLDLILPLIFLLIVYFMAGLLLTAQAFFLTMLIVFLCIVAAQGLGLAIGAAVMDLNKATTMASVVVMAFMLAGGFFVKDVPVFISWLSYLSFNYHTYRLILKVQYGHISSVVDGIELDSGLKEAGALAAMAITYRILAYMSLRRAA, encoded by the exons atgaaaaatgttATAAAAATGCAGTTTACAGAAGTGACATACAAGATAATAACCAGAGGAGTGACATCAACTGaagaaaaaaatattttgaaaggAATAAATGGGGCGGTTAATCCTGGAGAAGTTTTGGCCCTCATGGGTCCATCAGGAAGTGGGAAAACTACTCTCTTAAGCATGCTTGGTGGGCGACTCACGGATCATAATATGGGAGGATCCATCACTTATAATGATCAACCGTACTCCAAGTCACTAAAGAGCCG GATCGGTTTTGTGACTCAAGATGATATTTTGTTTCCGCATCTAACGGTGAAAGAAACAATAACTTATGCTGCTCTTTTGAAACTACCGAAGACCTTGACAAAACAAACGAAAGTAAAACAAGCCGAAGATGTTATTCGTGAACTTGGTTTAGAGAG GTGCCAAGATACTATGATAGGCAACTCGTTTGTTAGGGGAGTTTCAGGTGGAGAAAGAAAACGTGTTTCCATTGGAAATGAGATCATAATCAATCCTTCTGTCTTGTTCCTTGATGAACCCACCTCCGGTTTGGATTCTACAACTGCTTTGAGAATCATTGAACTTTTACAAGACATAGCAGag GCGGAGAAGACGGTGATTACCACGATTCACCAACCATCAAGCAGACTATTCCACAAGTTTGACAAGTTAATTCTACTTGGTAAAGGAAGCTTGTTGTACTTTGGGAAGGCTTCGGAAGCTATGGGATATTTTTCATCAATTGGATTTTGTCCCTTAATGTCCATGAACCCAGCTGAATTCTTGCTAGATCTTGCAAATGGGAATACAAATGATGTTTCTCTTCCACCTGAACTAGATGATAAACTACATTTAGGGAGTTCAAGGAGAGAAACAATGAGTGGGAAGCCTTCTTCAACAGCTGTTCATGAG TATTTAGTGGAGGCATGTGCAACAAATCTGGCTGATGAAATAAAACGAAAGCTCGCAATTCGTACATCAACCGATCGAGAAATGAAGGCAAACATACATTCAGTGAAACGAGAATGGGGAGCGACCTGGACAGAGCAGTTTACCATATTGTTTTGGAGAGGGATTAAAGAAAGAAGACATGATTATTTTAGTTGGTTAAGAATCATGCAAATCATCGCAACTGCGGTCATCTTGGGACTTCTTTGGTGGCGATCAGATGTTCATAGCCCAAAAGATATCCAGAATCAG GCAGGATTGCTTTTTTTCATTGCTGTGTTTTGGGCGTTTTTCCCAGTTTTTACAGCAATTTTTACATTTCCTCAAGAACGCGCAATGCTGAAAAAAGAGAGAGCTGCTGATATGTACAAGCTCAGTGCGTATTTCATTGCTAGGACGACGAGTGATATCCCGCTAGATCTTATTCTTCCATTGATCTTCCTGCTGATTGTTTATTTCATGGCGGGCCTCCTATTAACCGCTCAAGCGTTTTTCCTAACTATGCTTATAGTCTTTTTGTGCATTGTTGCTGCTCAG GGGCTTGGACTTGCTATTGGTGCTGCAGTGATGGATTTAAACAAAGCAACAACTATGGCTTCTGTAGTTGTAATGGCTTTCATGTTGGCTGGTGGTTTTTTCGTGAAG GATGTTCCGGTTTTCATATCTTGGTTAAGTTATTTGTCATTCAACTATCATACATACAGACTTATTCTTAAAGTGCAATATGGGCATATAAGTTCTGTAGTTGATGGGATAGAATTAGACAGCGGGTTGAAGGAAGCGGGTGCACTGGCGGCCATGGCTATCACCTACCGTATCTTGGCATACATGTCTTTGCGACGAGCGGCTTAA
- the LOC110901070 gene encoding uncharacterized protein LOC110901070 yields MNEVVQEIKENLLASFPGDEVEYLSSDSICQTDQGKNEANVRLYSPDVLNGLKISGLPNHRLVLKVGVPVMLLRNIDQQNGLCNVFSHGQLYVALSRVKSRGGVKLLILDKDGNVTSKTTNVVYKEVFSGI; encoded by the exons ATGAACGAGGTTGTTCAAGAAATTAAGGAAAACTTGCTTGCTTCGTTTCCTGGCGATGAAGTGGAGTATCTGAGTTCTGATAGTATTTGTCAAACTGATCAAGGAAAGAATGAAGCAAATGTGAGACTATATTCTCCCGATGTTCTAAATGGTTTAAAAATTTCTGGTCTGCCTAATCATCGTTTAGTCCTTAAAGTTGGTGTACCTGTAATGTTGCTTCGTAATATCGATCAACAAAATGGTTTATGCAATG TTTTCTCACATGGTCAGCTTTATGTTGCATTATCAAGAGTTAAAAGCAGAGGCGGTGTGAAGTTGCTTATACTAGACAAAGATGGGAATGTAACGAGTAAAACAACAAATGTAGTCTACAAGGAAGTTTTTTCCGGCATTTGA
- the LOC110901069 gene encoding uncharacterized protein LOC110901069, with protein MSGKVDSKINKGNAPYVYRISGENYYTLGSLLPKEGGEPKFAQLYIYDTDNEVCNRKTVFSNSNKPPSATSNLLDTELIEYLKVILDSNNELVKTYRRVRDRFVDNPQVDLKLRLKANRSKDGRTYNLPTSSEVAALIVGNIEEALDNRDVVFESKKDGLQRISELHPSYLALQYPLLFPFGEDGYRVDILHREGRASTKKKESKCTMREYFAYHVQDRLNHFSLILNARRLLQQFLVDLGQNGNPDMSNVGTRVLLPSSFTDGSRYMRENYYDAMAICKWFGYPDFFITITCNPKWPEIKRFLKDTKINPEDRPDILCRLFKIKLDAIMKDLREKSLFGNASAVVYTIEFQKRGLPHAHICLFLHDKSKLPSVEHVDNFISAEIPDKNLEPDLYTLVSDYMIHGPCGVAKPNCPCMVDGKCSKKFPKKFCDKTSLDSNGYPVYRQADSGVDVEKSGIQLDNKSVVPYSKTLLRRYQAHINVKWCNQAASIKYLFKYINKGPDRAKFGFVPNGDEGRLEDGKDEIKEYYDCRYLSACEASWHIFAFDVHYRYPSIIRLPFHLPDKQNVVYGPDDELDSVLQKPSVSSTMFLGWMEKNEKDPLARTVTYVEFPTKFVWKKDERIWDKRITGKTIARIHCVNPSMGEAYFLRILLNKVVGPKSFEDIRTVNGKVFPTFRDACYARGLLDDDKEYIEAIKEAYYTGSGYYLCNLFATMLASNTLSKPEHVWENTWEYLADGILYNRQKLLRIEGLSLPEEQIRNLTLLEIERYLLCNKSSLSQFSSMPQPDSESIYSADNRLIADELRYDVSATAIEFDNNLSSLTDEQRLVFDEIIEEVNSNADGLFFVYGYGGTGKTFLWKTLSASIRCKGDIVLNVASSGIASLLLPGGRTAHSRFHIPLNLTETSMCFIKPDDDVADLLKKTKLIIWDEAPMNHKHAFEALDRTMNDIFKCEMTFGGKVMVFGGDFRQILPVVPNGSRRDIVNASIMSSYIWSTCKVLTLTKNMRLTVGANTSDIDEIKAFADWLLDLGEGKIGEVMIVRWL; from the exons ATGAGTGGTAAAGTTGATTCGAAAATCAATAAAGGAAATGCTCCGTATGTATACCGAATTAGTGGCGAGAATTATTATACACTGGGAAGTCTTCTTCCTAAAGAAGGTGGTGAACCAAAGTTTGCGCAACTTTACATATACGACACAGATAATGAAGTCTGTAATCGCAAAACTGTATTTAG TAACTCAAACAAACCACCATCCGCAACTTCTAATTTGCTCGACACTGAACTCATAGAGTACCTTAAGGTGATTTTAGATTCAAATAATGAGCTGGTGAAAACATATAGACGTGTACGAGATCGGTTTGTTGATAATCCTCAAGTTGACTTAAAATTAAGGCTTAAGGCAAATAGGTCTAAAGATGGTCGTACATACAACCTACCGACGTCGTCCGAAGTTGCTGCGCTTATTGTTGGAAACATTGAGGAAGCTCTTGATAATCGTGATGTAGTTTTTGAGTCAAAGAAAGATGGTCTACAACGTATTAGCGAGCTTCATCCTTCGTATCTCGCGCTTCAGTATCCATTGCTTTTCCCTTTTGGTGAAGATGGGTACCGGGTTGATATTCTTCATAGAGAAGGAAGGGCATCAACGAAGAAGAAAGAGTCAAAATGTACAATGAGAGAGTATTTTGCTTACCATGTTCAAGATAGACTGAATCATTTCTCTTTGATTCTCAATGCTCGAAGACTTTTGCAACAGTTCTTGGTTGAC CTTGGACAAAATGGTAATCCAGATATGTCAAACGTTGGAACACGCGTACTACTACCGTCTTCGTTTACCGATGGATCGCGTTATATGAGGGAGAATTATTATGATGCGATGGCCATTTGCAAATGGTTTGGCTACCCTGATTTTTTCATTACGATCACTTGCAATCCTAAATGGCCAGAGATTAAAAGATTTCTAAAGGACACGAAGATTAATCCCGAGGATAGGCCGGACATTTTATGCCGATTGTTCAAAATTAAGCTTGACGCAATCATGAAAGACTTGCGAGAGAAATCTTTATTCGGCAATGCATCGGCAG TTGTCTATACCATAGAGTTTCAGAAACGAGGTCTACCGCATGCGCATATCTGTCTGTTCTTACATGACAAAAGTAAGCTTCCTTCGGTTGAGCATGTTGACAACTTCATTTCTGCCGAGATACCTGACAAAAACTTAGAACCAGATCTATATACTCTTGTCAGCGACTATATGATTCACGGACCTTGTGGTGTTGCAAAACCAAATTGTCCGTGTATGGTCGACGGTAAGTGTTCGAAGAAATTTCCTAAGAAGTTCTGTGATAAGACTTCTCTAGATTCGAATGGTTATCCGGTCTACAGACAAGCCGATTCAGGTGTTGATGTTGAGAAATCTGGTATTCAGCTTGATAACAAAAGCGTGGTTCCGTATAGCAAAACCCTATTGAGACGTTATCAAGCACACATTAACGTCAAATGGTGTAACCAGGCTGCGTCCATTAAGTATTTGTTTAAATACATTAACAAAGGACCAGATAGGGCTAAATTTGGTTTTGTACCAAATGGTGATGAAGGTCGGCTTGAAGATGGAAAAGATGAAATCAAAGAGTATTACGATTGTAGATATCTCTCGGCATGCGAAGCTTCATGGCACATATTTGCATTTGATGTTCATTACCGCTATCCATCCATAATCAGGCTTCCGTTTCATCTACCTGATAAACAAAACGTTGTATACGGCCCTGACGACGAACTTGATAGTGTTCTACAAAAACCTTCTGTTTCTTCTACGATGTTTTTGGGGTGGATGGAAAAGAACGAAAAAGATCCGTTGGCGCGCACCGTTACTTACGTTGAGTTCCCAACTAAATTTGTTTGGAAGAAGGACGAAAGGATATGGGATAAACGCATAACAGGCAAAACCATTGCCCGTATTCATTGTGTGAATCCTTCTATGGGCGAGGCATACTTTTTAAGAATTCTTCTTAATAAGGTAGTAGGTCCTAAGTCTTTTGAAGACATTCGTACTGTGAATGGAAAAGTCTTCCCAACATTTAGAGATGCGTGCTACGCTAGAGGCCTTTTAGACGACGACAAGGAGTATATAGAAGCTATCAAAGAGGCGTACTACACAGGTTCTGGTTACTATCTTTGTAATCTGTTTGCTACAATGTTGGCGTCTAATACATTATCAAAGCCTGAACATGTTTGGGAAAACACATGGGAGTACCTTGCGGATGGTATTTTATACAATCGGCAAAAGCTTTTGAGGATCGAAG GTTTGTCTCTTCCAGAAGAACAAATAAGGAACCTAACGTTGTTGGAAATTGAGCGTTACTTATTATGTAACAAATCAAGTTTAAGTCAGTTTTCGTCTATGCCTCAACCCGACAGTGAATCAATATATTCAGCAGACAACCGTTTAATTGCTGACGAGCTTAGGTACGATGTAAGCGCTACTGCCATTGAATTTGATAATAATTTAAGCAGCCTAACTGATGAGCAGCGTTTAGTGTTTGATGAGATAATTGAAGAAGTTAATAGTAATGCGGATGGTTTGTTCTTCGTATATGGCTACGGAGGTACTGGTAAGACATTTCTTTGGAAGACATTATCTGCATCCATTAGATGTAAAGGCGATATTGTACTAAATGTTGCATCAAGTGGAATCGCATCTCTTTTGTTACCTGGTGGGCGTACTGCACATTCAAGGTTTCATATACCTCTAAATTTAACAGAAACCTCGATGTGTTTCATTAAACCGGATGATGACGTTGCTGATTTATTGAAGAAAACGAAATTGATCATTTGGGATGAAGCACCGATGAATCATAAACATGCGTTTGAAGCACTTGACCGAACAATGAACGATATCTTCAAATGTGAGATGACATTTGGTGGAAAAGTTATGGTGTTCGGTGGTGACTTTAGACAAATACTTCCAGTTGTACCAAATGGCAGTAGGCGAGATATCGTTAATGCTTCAATCATGTCGTCGTATATTTGGAGTACTTGCAAGGTCCTTACATTAACCAAAAACATGAGGTTAACTGTAGGAGCCAACACATCTGATATAGACGAGATTAAAGCTTTTGCGGATTGGTTGCTTGACTTGGGCGAGGGAAAGATTGGTGAAGTGATGATTGTGAGGTGGTTATAG